From the Streptomyces sp. Sge12 genome, the window CGCCAGACCATCAGGGTGAGCACCGCGCCGACGACGGTCAGGACGAGGAAGACCCCGCGCCAGTCGGCGAAGCGCAGGACCTGGCCGCCGATCAGCGGGGCGATGATCGGGGCGGCCCCGGATATGAGCATCAGGGTGGAGAAGAACCGGGCCATCTCGTCGCCGTCGTACAGGTCGCGTACGACGGCCCGTGCGATGACGATCGCGGCGGCGCCGGCCAGACCCTGGAGCAGCCGGAAGGAGATCAGCAGCTCGGTGGTCGGGGCGAGCGCGCAGATCGCGGTGGCCAGGACGTAGACGACCATCCCGATGAGCAGCGGCCGGCGGCGGCCCCACTTGTCGCTCATCGGGCCGATGACGAGCTGGCCCAGGGCCATGCCGGCGAGGCAGGCGGTGAGGGTGAGCTGAACGGTCGCGGCAGGGCTGTGCAGGGCGTCGGTGACCTGCGGCAGGGCCGGCAGGTACATGTCCATGGACAGCGGGGGGAGGGCGGTGAGCCCCCCGAGTACGAAGGTGACCAGCAGGCCCGTGCGGCGTGTGGCCTTCAGGGGTGTCGTGGCGGTGGGGGCGGAGGGCGAATCGGGCGACGAGTCGTGCGAGGGGGCCGTCGCGGGGCCTCTCTCCGACATGCGGGACTCCAGTCTTCTCATCTGATCTACGCACCCCTGACCGACCCATGCTCTCAGCAATCGGAACGTCCGGGGAGCGGGGCGCCGTGTGACGTACCCTGCGGCCCCATGGACGAAAGTACGAAGAAGATCGCCGTGGTCACCGGCGCCGGCTCCGGGATCGGCCGTTCCGTGGCGCTGACCCTGGCCGCCGCCGGCTGGGCCGTGGCCGTCGCCGGCCGCCGGACCGGACCGCTGGAGGAGACCGCCGAGGCCGCCGGTGCCGGCGCCGACGTGCTGTGCGTACGGGCAGACGTGAGCGACCCGGACGAGGTGACTGCTCTGTTCGAGTCGGTCCGCGCCCGGTACGGGCGCCTCGACCTGCTCTTCAACAACGCGGGCACCTTCGGCCCCGGCGGGGTCCCGCTGGAGGACATCACCTACGAGGCCTGGCGCTCGGTCGTCGACGTCAACCTGACCGGCGCCTTCCTGTGCGCCCAGGCCGCCTTCCGGCAGATGAAGCGGCAGGACCCGCAGGGCGGCCGCATCATCAACAACGGCTCCATCTCGGCTCACGTGCCCCGCCCGAACTCCATCGCCTACACCGCGACCAAGCACGCCATGACGGGCCTGACCAAGTCCCTGTCGCTGGACGGGCGGCCGTACCGGATCGCCTGCGGCCAGATCGACATCGGCAACGCGGCGACCGAGATGACCGAGCGGATGCAGACCGGCATCCTCCAGGCCAACGGGCAGCTGGCCGTCGAGCCGGTGATGGACGCCGCCGACGTGGCCCGCACCGTCCTGCACATGGCGGAGCTCCCGCTGGAGGCGAACGTGCAGTTCGCGACGGTGATGGCGACCTCGATGCCGTACATCGGCCGCGGCTGAGACCGCAGTCGGCGGTGCGTCCGGCGGTGCGTCCGAGAGCGCGGCCGACGGCCGGGAATGGCGCACGGGCGCCCGGGGTTGAGCCGGTCATGACGACCGAAGTGCTGCGTTACACCGCCTTCTCCCACGACCCGGACGGCGGCAACCCCGCCGGGGTCGTGCTCGACGCCACAGGCCTGGACGAGCACGCCATGCTGGAGATCGCCGCCGGGCTGGGCTACAGCGAGACGGCCTTCCTGACCGCCCCGCCCGAGGGCTTCGGCGCGCAGGAGGGCCGGGCCTTCACCGTGCGCTACTTCAGCCCCAAGGCGGAGGTCCCCTTCTGCGGGCACGCGACCGTGGCCACGGCCGTCGCGCTGGCCGAGCGGATCGGACCGGGGGAGATCCTCCTCGCCACCCGCGCCGGCACCGTACCGGTGTCCGTCACCTCCGAGGACGGGCAGCTGCGGGCCACGCTCACCAGCGTCGAGCCGCACACCGAGGAGATCGGCGCGGCGGACCTCGCCGAAGCACTGGCCGCCCTGGACTGGCCCGAGGCCGACCTCGACCCGGAGATCCCGCCCGCGATCGCCTACGCCGGGGCCCGGCACCTCGTGCTCGGCGCCCGCACCCGGGCCCGGCTCGCGGACCTCGCCTACGACTTCGCCCGGCTGGAGGCCCTGATGCGCCGTCTGGACCTCACCACGGTCCAGCTGGTGCACCGGGCCGGCCCGACGGAGTTCCACGTACGCGACCCCTTCCCGGTGGGCGGCGTGGTCGAGGACCCCGCCACGGGAGCCGCCGCGGCCGCCTTCGGCGCGTACGCCCGCGAGCGCGGCCTGGTCCCGGCGGACGCCGTGCTCACCCTCCACCAGGGCGCCGACATGGGCCGCCCCGGGCTGCTCACCGTGGAACTGCGCGCCGGTGACCCCCGGGTCAGGGTGGGCGGCGCGGGAGTCCGCATCCCCTGAGCGACCCCGGGACCGCCGGCAGGCTGTGCTGGCGGTCCCGTCAGCCGGCGGGCGCGGAGTCCGAGTCGGCGGTCGGCCGCTTCGGCGCGGGCGCCGGGCGGCCGCGGTCCACGAGGAACAGCGTCAGCACGGGGACCAGGTACAGCAGCCACACCGTGAGCTGGAGGACGGTGGGGTCCGGCTGGAAGTTGAAGACGCCCTTGAGCAGGGTCCCGTACCAGCTGTCCGGCGGGATCGCCCCGCTGATGTCGAAGGCCCTGTTGCCCAGGCCGCCCAGGAAGCGGGCCTCCTGGAGGTCGTGGACCCCGTACGCGAGCACGCCCGCGGCGACGACCACCAGCATGGCGCCGGTCCACCGGAAGAACTTCGCCAGATTGATCTTCAGGGTGCCCCGGTAGAAGAGGTATCCGAGCACGATCGCCGTGGCGATGCCCAGCAGCACCCCGATCAGCGGCGCCGAGGAACCCTCGCCGCTTGCCCGTACCGACGCCCACACGAACAGCGCCGTCTCCAGGCCCTCACGGCCGACGGCCAGGAAGGCGGTGGCGACCAGCGCCCCGGTGCCCATGGCGAGCGCCGTGTCGAGCCTGCCGTGCAGATCGGCCTTCAGATGGCGCGCGGTGCGCTTCATCCAGAAGACCATCCACGTCACCAGACCCACCGAAATGATCGACAGGGTGCCGCCGAGCAGCTCCTGCGCCTCGAAGGTCAGCTCCTGGGTGCCGAATTCGAGCATCGCGCCGAAGGCGAGCGAGATCCCGCAGGCGATCGCGATGCCCAGCCACACGGGACGCAGGGCGTCCCTGCGCCCGGTCTTCACCAGGTACGCGACGAGGATGCAGACGACCAGGCTGGCCTCCAGCCCCTCGCGCAGGCCGATCAGATAGTTGCCGAACACGGCGGTGGTTCCTCTCCGGCGGGGACTTACGCGAACAGCGTCCGGCCCCACCAGTCGTCCTTGTCGCGGACGCCCGGCGGGACGGCGAAGACGGCCGAACCCACGTGCTGGATGTATTCGTTGAGGACGTCGGACTTGGCCAGGTTGCGCTGGATCGGAACGAAGCCCTTGCGGATGTCGCGCTGGTAGGCGAGGAAGAACAGGCCCGCGTCCAGGCGCCCCAGTCCGTCCGTGCCGTCGGTGAAGGAGTAGCCGCGGCGCAGGATCGTCGCACCGTTGTTGGTGTCCGGGTGCGCGAGGCGCACGTGCGCCTCCGGCTTCATCGCCTTCAGGAACGGCTCGTCGCGCTCCTTGGACTTGCCGACCGGGGCGCCCTCGCCCTTGTCGCGGCCGAAGATGTCCTCCTGCTCCTGGAGCGGAGTGCGGTCCCAGGTCTCGATGTTCATCCGGATCCGCCGGGCCACCAGGTACGAGCCGCCGGTCAGCCAGTCGCTGCCGTCGCCCGCGCCGACCCACACGTGCTTGTCCAGGGCGGCCTTGTCGGTGCCGGAGATGTTCCGGGTGCCGTCCTTGAAGCCCATCATGTTGCGCGGGGTCTGCTCGTCGGGCGTGGTCGACGAGGTCTTGCCGAAGCCGAGCTGCGACCAGCGCATCGCGGTACGGCCGAAGCCGATGCGGGCCAGCTGGCGGATGGCGTGCACGGCGACCTGGGGGTCGTCGGCGCAGGCCTGGACGCACAGGTCGCCGCCGGAGCGGGCCGCGTCCAGATTGTCGCCGGGGAACAGCTCCAGGTCGATCAGCGCCTCGGGGCGCTTGCCCTCCAGCCCGAACCGGTCCTTGGCGAACAGGCCCGGCCCGAAGCCGATGGTCAGGGTGAGGCGGGAGGCCTTCAGACCCAGCGCCTCACCCGTGTCGTCCGGCGGGGCCTCCGGGAGGCCGCCGAAACCGCCCTCGCCGACCGGCAGACCGGCCGTCATCAGGCGGGCGGCCGCGGTCCACTCCTTGAGGAGCTTGATCAGCTCCGCGCGGTCCTTCGTCTTCACGTCGAAGGCCGCGAAGTGCAGGCGGTCCTGGACCGCGGTGGCGATACCGGCCTGGTGCTCGCCGTGGAAGGGCACGGCCGCACCGGTGGAGGCCGACGGGACCATGTCGGACCCGGGCCCGAACGCCGCCACCGCACCGCCCGCCGCGGCGGCGCCGAGCGCGAACCCGGCCCCGCCCCAGCCCAGCACCGCGCGCCGCGACGGCGCGCCCTCCGCCTGCCGATGCTGCTCCGCAGCCGAGTCCGACTCGGTCATCGCCCTCTCCCGCCTGCTCCTCGTGTCCTGTCCTGCTTACTTGGTGACGGCGGCGGCGAGCTTGGAGAGCGGCTCGGCGAGCGCGTTCACGCCGTCCGAGAGCTCCTTGCGCTCCGCCTCGCCGACCTTGTCGTACGAGGTGAACTCGTAGGAGGCCTTGTCGGCGCGGTACTTGTCGAGCAGCACGGTCAGCGCCGCGAACTGGGTGTCCAGCTGCTTCACCAGCTCGGGGTCGTTCTTCGACGCGATCGGCTTGAGCAGCTCGTACGCCTTCTGCGCACCCTCGACGTTGGCCTTGAAGTCGACCAGGTCGGTGTGCGAGTAGCGCTCCTCCTCACCGGTGACCTTGCCGGTGGCGACCTCGTCCAGGAGCTCCTTGGCGCCGTTGGCGATCGAGGTCGGGGTGATCTCCGCCTGGCCGACCTTCTTCTGCCAGTCGGTCAGGTCCGCGATCAGGGTGTCGGCGAGCTGCTTCTCGCGGTCGCCGATCTTGTTGTCGGCCCACAGGGCCTTCTCCAGGCGGTGCCAGCCGGTCCAGTCCTTCTCCAGGTCCTGGCCGGCCTCCAGGCCGTCCTCGCGGACGTCCACCTTCGGGTCGATGTCGCCGAAGGACTCGGCGACCGGCTCGGTGCGCTCCCAGCCGATGCGCGAGGCGGCGTAGAGCTTCTTCGCGCCCTCGACGTCGCCGGCCTTCACCGCGTCGGCGAAGGCCTGCGCCTTGGGGAGGGTCTCCTCGGCCTGCGCGACCACGTACGCGCGGTAGGCGGCCACCGCGGTGTCCATCTCGGGGGAGCGCTTCTCGCCGCCGCCCTTGCCGGTGGCCTTGACCTTCTGGGAGATGCCGTCACCCTTCATACCGGGCTTGCAGACGATCTCGTAGTCGCCCGCCTTGATCTCGGCGGTGATGGAGGCCTTGGTGCCGGGGCCGATGTTCTCGCGCTCGGTCACGATGCGGGCGTCCGGGAAGAGGACGTAGACCTCGGTGACCTTGGAGCCCTTGTTCTCGACGTCGATCTGCACCTTGCCGGACGGGAACTCCGTCTTCGACACGTCGCAGGCGCTGTCGGACGCCGCCACCTTGATCGCGTCGTCGCCGCCCGCCTCGCTCTTCTGCGAGCAGCCGGTGACGGCGGTCAGTGCGGCCGCCACGGTGGCCGCGGCGATGACAGTGAGGCGGGCGGGGCGCATATGGAGGCTCCTGGCGTCGGACTAAGGGGCCGTCCCGAAGGGGAGAGGCCGATGAGGCGGACCTAACTTAACCGAGGCTTACCTCACCCATACCCCCTCGCACCGTGATTCAGCTCATACCTTCGGGTCCCGGACACGGCGCTGTCACGGACCCTCCACGACAGCCCCATGGCACGGTCAAGCGGGGGTCAAGCCCGTACGGGAATCACCAGCGGGGCGCCGGTGCGCGGGTGCGGGAGGACCTCCACCGGCTGGCGGTAGACCCGGCTCAGCAGTTCGCCCTCGAACACCTCGGCCGGCGGGCCGTTCACGGTGATCCGCCCGTCGTGCAGGACGGCGGCCCGGTCCGCGTAGGCGGCGGCGAGCCCCAGGTCGTGCAGGACGACGACGACCGCGTCCCCCGCCCCGGCCCGCTCCCGGCAGATCCGCAGCACGAGCTCCTGGTGGCGCAGGTCGAGGGCGGCGGTGGGTTCGTCGAGGAGCAGCAGCGGGGCCCGCTGGGCCAGTACGCGCGCCAGCGCCACCCGGGCCCGTTCGCCGCCGGAGAGGGCGGAGAAGGGGCGCGCGGCGAACTCCGTGACCTCGGTGGCGGCCATGGCGGCGGCCACCGCCTCCTCGTCGGCCTCCGCGAGGGGGGTTCCGGACCAGGGCGCGCGGCCCATCCGTACGACGTCCTCCACCGGGAAGGGGAAGGACAGTGCGGCCGACTGGGGCAGTACGGAGCGGCGCAGCGCGAGGTCCGGGGCGCTCCACTCGCCCACCGGACGGCCGTCGATCCGGACCTCCCCGGAGGCGGCGGGCAGGTCGGCGGCGAGGGCGGCCAGCAGCGTGGACTTGCCGGCGCCGTTCGGGCCGACGAGCGCCAAGACCTCGCCGGCCCGGGCGGTCAGGTCGATACCGGCGAGGACCTCGCGCTGCCCGAGGCGGACGTGCAGGTCCACCGCCTGGGCGACGGCGCCGCCGGGCGCCGGGCGGGCCGGGACGGTCCTTCGTGTACGGGTGAGCAACCCCGTCAGCCTGCTGGTCACGCCCAGCCTCCTTGCTTGCGGCGGGTGCGGCGCAGCAGCCAGAAGAAGAACGGGCTGCCGAGCAGGGCGGTCAGGACACCGAGCGGCAGCTCGGCGGGCTGGGCGAGGGTCCGGGCGGCCAGGTCGCCCGCGACCAGGACCAGGGCGCCGGCGAGGGCGCTGCCGGGGACCAGGAAACGGTGGCCGGGGCCGTTGGCCATGCGCAGCAGGTGCGGGACGAGCAGGCCGACGAAGGTGATGACGCCGGCCACGGCGACGGCGGCGGCGGTGAGCAGCGCGACGACCAGGATGAGGGCGAGGCGCAGCCGTTCGACGTCGATGCCGAGGTGGCGGGCGGGCCGTTCGCCGAGGGAGAGGAGGTCGAGCCGGCGGGAGTAGAGGGGGGCGACGAGCAGACCGGCGAGGGCGCACGGCAGGACGGCGAGGACCTTGGGCCAGGTGGCCTGGGCGAGGGAGCCGAGCTGCCAGAAGGTGATCTGGTTGACCTGGCCGCTGTCCGCGAAGAAGACGAACAGGCCGATGAGGGCGCCGGCGAAGG encodes:
- a CDS encoding SDR family oxidoreductase, whose amino-acid sequence is MDESTKKIAVVTGAGSGIGRSVALTLAAAGWAVAVAGRRTGPLEETAEAAGAGADVLCVRADVSDPDEVTALFESVRARYGRLDLLFNNAGTFGPGGVPLEDITYEAWRSVVDVNLTGAFLCAQAAFRQMKRQDPQGGRIINNGSISAHVPRPNSIAYTATKHAMTGLTKSLSLDGRPYRIACGQIDIGNAATEMTERMQTGILQANGQLAVEPVMDAADVARTVLHMAELPLEANVQFATVMATSMPYIGRG
- a CDS encoding PhzF family phenazine biosynthesis protein yields the protein MTTEVLRYTAFSHDPDGGNPAGVVLDATGLDEHAMLEIAAGLGYSETAFLTAPPEGFGAQEGRAFTVRYFSPKAEVPFCGHATVATAVALAERIGPGEILLATRAGTVPVSVTSEDGQLRATLTSVEPHTEEIGAADLAEALAALDWPEADLDPEIPPAIAYAGARHLVLGARTRARLADLAYDFARLEALMRRLDLTTVQLVHRAGPTEFHVRDPFPVGGVVEDPATGAAAAAFGAYARERGLVPADAVLTLHQGADMGRPGLLTVELRAGDPRVRVGGAGVRIP
- the efeU gene encoding iron uptake transporter permease EfeU; this translates as MFGNYLIGLREGLEASLVVCILVAYLVKTGRRDALRPVWLGIAIACGISLAFGAMLEFGTQELTFEAQELLGGTLSIISVGLVTWMVFWMKRTARHLKADLHGRLDTALAMGTGALVATAFLAVGREGLETALFVWASVRASGEGSSAPLIGVLLGIATAIVLGYLFYRGTLKINLAKFFRWTGAMLVVVAAGVLAYGVHDLQEARFLGGLGNRAFDISGAIPPDSWYGTLLKGVFNFQPDPTVLQLTVWLLYLVPVLTLFLVDRGRPAPAPKRPTADSDSAPAG
- the efeB gene encoding iron uptake transporter deferrochelatase/peroxidase subunit, with the protein product MTESDSAAEQHRQAEGAPSRRAVLGWGGAGFALGAAAAGGAVAAFGPGSDMVPSASTGAAVPFHGEHQAGIATAVQDRLHFAAFDVKTKDRAELIKLLKEWTAAARLMTAGLPVGEGGFGGLPEAPPDDTGEALGLKASRLTLTIGFGPGLFAKDRFGLEGKRPEALIDLELFPGDNLDAARSGGDLCVQACADDPQVAVHAIRQLARIGFGRTAMRWSQLGFGKTSSTTPDEQTPRNMMGFKDGTRNISGTDKAALDKHVWVGAGDGSDWLTGGSYLVARRIRMNIETWDRTPLQEQEDIFGRDKGEGAPVGKSKERDEPFLKAMKPEAHVRLAHPDTNNGATILRRGYSFTDGTDGLGRLDAGLFFLAYQRDIRKGFVPIQRNLAKSDVLNEYIQHVGSAVFAVPPGVRDKDDWWGRTLFA
- the efeO gene encoding iron uptake system protein EfeO; translated protein: MRPARLTVIAAATVAAALTAVTGCSQKSEAGGDDAIKVAASDSACDVSKTEFPSGKVQIDVENKGSKVTEVYVLFPDARIVTERENIGPGTKASITAEIKAGDYEIVCKPGMKGDGISQKVKATGKGGGEKRSPEMDTAVAAYRAYVVAQAEETLPKAQAFADAVKAGDVEGAKKLYAASRIGWERTEPVAESFGDIDPKVDVREDGLEAGQDLEKDWTGWHRLEKALWADNKIGDREKQLADTLIADLTDWQKKVGQAEITPTSIANGAKELLDEVATGKVTGEEERYSHTDLVDFKANVEGAQKAYELLKPIASKNDPELVKQLDTQFAALTVLLDKYRADKASYEFTSYDKVGEAERKELSDGVNALAEPLSKLAAAVTK
- a CDS encoding heme ABC transporter ATP-binding protein, which gives rise to MTSRLTGLLTRTRRTVPARPAPGGAVAQAVDLHVRLGQREVLAGIDLTARAGEVLALVGPNGAGKSTLLAALAADLPAASGEVRIDGRPVGEWSAPDLALRRSVLPQSAALSFPFPVEDVVRMGRAPWSGTPLAEADEEAVAAAMAATEVTEFAARPFSALSGGERARVALARVLAQRAPLLLLDEPTAALDLRHQELVLRICRERAGAGDAVVVVLHDLGLAAAYADRAAVLHDGRITVNGPPAEVFEGELLSRVYRQPVEVLPHPRTGAPLVIPVRA